TTGAATAAAACAGACCTCTTTTTCTTATGGCAACCTGTAAAGTGCTAAGATGAGGTAAAGTGAGTACATAGTTTGTTTTACCATAAAATTGACTTTTTTTAAGAACTTCTGTATTAACCCGTTCACTCGCACCGACGTGATGTCGTGATATTATATAGACATAGATATACAGAAAAATTACCTCTACATTTCATAGTTGTTGGAAttccttgtataaataaatacattactttttGGATTTTGAATTTGATGTCGCAAAGTCAAACCTTGACACCATAGTTATCAACTaacaaattattgtttgttaCAGAATTCAGTAACGTACAACATCGCCAAACATGACTCCCATCATTCTACATCCTCAAATCCATTGCATTTTGTTCACCGCCTCGATTACGCTACCAGTGGTGTATTATGCATAGCAAAAAATAAACGCGCATCAGCTATCGCAggaaaattatttgagaaacgAGAAACTAAGAAATATTATTTAGCGGTTGTTAGAGGGCATGTTGAATTTGAATTATGTGATATTGAGTATTCTGTTGGTAAGTTAATAACCTGATATTACTGCTTGATTTCATTGATTTATTGTATTTGAACCTAATAATATTTTGAGCGATTAACCCTTTGAGaagctaaatataaataatattttaggtaCTGACGCTTTGACAGCATCATCATCGCACAAAATGGTGGCGGTTATGTCGCTGCCAGAAACTGCAGTAACTACAACGGTACATCCACGACCGGCGCATACTCGTGCCCTTCTCCTAGAAACTGGTTACTACTGCAACGATCCCGTTAGTGTGATATTGTTGAAACCTGTCACTGGTAAGTATTTACGATCATGCTCCGCGATGGTTGCGCCATTGAGAGTCCTAGATAAATTAGTTGTTCAATACTTGCGCTATAGAATTTCCGATATAGCAAGAACCttaaatgctaagtatcaaaCAATACTCCCCTTtgtgtaataatatgtatgtatagtatGATTTACTTCTTTTCTAGGTCGTAGGCACCAGCTCCGCGTACACTGTGCTGCCATTGGGCACACAATACTTGGTGACTACACCTACAGCAATGCCGAAGATTCGGCACCGCATCGAATGTTTTTACATGCCATGAGGTAACGGGCACACAATATGTTATGTGCCCTATATAACAGAATAATGTTATGTTACAAAGATAGTTAAAAAAGATTCTATGTACTATGTATACAAACATTTTACATCCGTTgtacttattattaaaacaaataccAGCGATAAACTGATTGATCAAGCGTTAGGGAAGGTTTCAGCTTGGCCAAAAActctttcgtatgtccgaattttGTCCCCTACAGGtggcaattctcaaccgattcttataaaatttagtttttggtGTTGGTTTGGTTGGAGTCGattcagtttttagaatttttcaaaatggcggagccatacaTTTATACAGTTTTAAGTTATGCTTGCAAGGTCCACAGCTCACAGAGCTAATAATAGTGTTGGATAGCATAGGACATGCAAGGTGTACGTTGTTGAATACGTTGAAGTAATACTACtacaataataatttttatttttcaggttGATCTTGCCTTTACCACAAGAGACATTCGATATTCAAACATCAGAACCATTTTTCTCGGATGAAAGGTTCTCTTCAAAATATCGCTCCTTGCGCAAATTACACACGTTCTGGAGTAAAaatgaatttataaaagtttGTGACGCTACAGATCAGCCACTTACGATAggtgtaaaatataaaatatttaagccACATACAAATTACGAATCTAGCTCGTTTACTGATAACAAAGATAAACATTAGTTAAGCATTTCACAGCATTGTCAAATtatatcagggatcggataccggtattttttgtatgggaacggaaacggtattttttcgttctttgctaattacttcatttctaattgggcaatctaataatacgaagtcgtaacctaaaaacacaaccgagtcctacatttcgagtataaaataattcgaaaaatatggttacttctaagtttttgcaaaaaaccggttccgatccctgaattATATGCCATAGACACCGCTATTTAAACGCTTTTATAGCTGCGGCAGTAGCAccgtcgcatttttatcgcttgtctgTCATGCCTGTcccgttctaacaagtatataagtgcgaaagtgacgggcatagttaCAAGCGATTAAAATGGAActatgctgcgcccgcaggtcaagcaaatcttgtcagtttaCTTAAAAGGCgataattcaaattttctatcggACGATAtcgcttcgcgcctacatttttcaaatttgccgcctttttctagtgacaagatctgcttcacCAAGTATATTTACAAAGAACCAACGCTAATGACTTCACTACTCCCGTGTTGCATTAATTATCGATGAAGTAAGTTACTTGCTCTTCACTAgtggtacgatttttttttttttggattttatggcctggttacgagacctttaagccaaAGTTGTTACgactgaaaaataaaatgttgccaGTTTTgatatgttttaatatttttgtacacgatttatgat
Above is a window of Cydia amplana chromosome 26, ilCydAmpl1.1, whole genome shotgun sequence DNA encoding:
- the LOC134660336 gene encoding RNA pseudouridylate synthase domain-containing protein 1-like, with the protein product MKMTVPKLYESEDYLIVNKQYDMYINSEDENEKNSVTYNIAKHDSHHSTSSNPLHFVHRLDYATSGVLCIAKNKRASAIAGKLFEKRETKKYYLAVVRGHVEFELCDIEYSVGTDALTASSSHKMVAVMSLPETAVTTTVHPRPAHTRALLLETGYYCNDPVSVILLKPVTGRRHQLRVHCAAIGHTILGDYTYSNAEDSAPHRMFLHAMRLILPLPQETFDIQTSEPFFSDERFSSKYRSLRKLHTFWSKNEFIKVCDATDQPLTIGVKYKIFKPHTNYESSSFTDNKDKH